A region of Parachlamydia acanthamoebae DNA encodes the following proteins:
- a CDS encoding autotransporter outer membrane beta-barrel domain-containing protein — translation MFISFLLLNIESGFCADITWIGSTSNDVLTATNWNPNVVPGSTDTAIFSANGESLTPTLSDSPATDVNMGTLQFSDATSYNFTLQFAVSRQLHLQQIGVLNLGASNQFFSINGTNSILRFENNSSADSTQSGKVFYHITNVGRVRFANSATASNANIDLDASGGLLEFFSTSTAANAQITMTGNNATTTFFNNSTGGSAMIASTNNGNIVFTNTSKAQNVKIFADKTTLSFSGSSQANSAQITATNGSVVTFNGNSTANTSTIQANASSILFSGAASGADATINLQNHSQVFFNQNNTLATLCADSSSLVNLNSFQLVLGANNANSVIDGIINGIGGSLIKNGSGTLTLNGSNSFTGSTNILGGTLNGSGSVDGDLNIFSGATFAPGNQAIGTFNVGGNYTQNAGSILEASVDGTGQSNLVHAQGMANINGTLQIHSPDGLYRVGTPYLIVHGNEGRTGTFFSSSVDNPYFLPSLEYDATNVFLTLTTDFSNFTANQNQGNVANQIDQITQPDLSKQILINSLAALPTIQLQSSLAQFSGAQYVSLIQSCQFSNHRLIRRLNALNLLLPGCCDCASPLNFWAQFGAGRAFVSNSRRALGLKSSAWNINLGAFKCFNSNITIGLSIDYEFTRLNFNLGGDAKYHLTKGILFAIYQNPLFYTSIDLIGGGGHCQVKRLAYVGNKRLRPRSKPFLSNGTAYFELGKTFCFSQFACQPFLGLDSSNFWQTQVSERHGQVLNLKIHNKDFYALDSLLGFHSAGNFYGIEIETSVDWRHTLTHSKNDIRLHFKNFGGSFRSQGTKLCRNSVEGFLQAGKWLLPFMQIYGQLSGEKGSHFSDYQASVGLDAIY, via the coding sequence ATGTTCATTTCATTTTTACTCTTAAATATCGAGTCAGGATTTTGTGCCGATATCACATGGATTGGGAGCACTAGTAATGATGTTTTAACTGCTACTAATTGGAATCCTAATGTCGTGCCCGGAAGCACAGACACAGCGATTTTTTCTGCAAACGGAGAATCCCTTACACCAACGTTATCTGATTCTCCTGCCACTGATGTTAACATGGGAACTCTCCAATTCTCTGATGCAACCTCCTACAACTTTACCTTACAATTTGCAGTTTCCAGACAACTTCATCTTCAACAAATCGGTGTGCTCAATCTAGGAGCATCTAATCAATTTTTTTCCATTAATGGCACAAACTCCATTTTGCGCTTTGAAAACAACAGCTCAGCAGATTCGACGCAATCAGGAAAAGTCTTTTATCATATCACCAATGTGGGACGCGTTCGGTTTGCTAATAGTGCCACGGCTTCTAACGCAAATATCGATCTCGACGCCAGTGGCGGGCTTCTTGAATTCTTCTCAACATCTACAGCAGCAAATGCCCAAATTACAATGACCGGGAATAATGCTACAACCACTTTTTTTAACAATAGCACTGGCGGATCAGCAATGATTGCCAGCACTAATAATGGAAATATTGTCTTTACAAATACTTCCAAAGCACAAAATGTCAAAATATTTGCTGATAAAACGACCTTGAGTTTTAGCGGATCCAGTCAAGCCAATTCAGCACAAATTACAGCAACAAATGGCTCTGTGGTCACCTTTAATGGAAATAGTACGGCCAATACGTCAACCATTCAGGCCAACGCAAGCTCCATTTTATTTTCAGGAGCTGCTTCTGGAGCAGATGCAACAATTAATCTACAAAACCATTCACAAGTTTTTTTTAATCAGAATAATACACTCGCCACTCTCTGCGCTGATTCATCAAGCTTAGTCAATTTAAATTCTTTTCAACTAGTCTTAGGCGCGAATAATGCGAATTCTGTCATTGATGGAATCATCAATGGAATCGGAGGCAGCCTCATCAAAAATGGATCGGGAACATTAACTCTCAACGGAAGCAATTCTTTTACTGGTAGCACCAATATTCTGGGCGGAACTTTAAACGGCTCAGGATCTGTTGACGGGGATTTAAACATTTTCAGTGGTGCAACTTTTGCTCCAGGAAATCAAGCGATTGGGACTTTTAATGTGGGAGGAAACTACACACAAAACGCAGGAAGCATACTTGAAGCTTCTGTTGATGGAACTGGACAAAGTAACTTAGTGCATGCACAAGGCATGGCTAACATCAATGGTACCTTACAAATTCATTCTCCAGATGGACTGTATCGTGTGGGCACGCCTTACCTCATTGTGCATGGAAATGAGGGTAGGACTGGCACATTTTTCAGCAGCAGTGTGGATAACCCTTATTTTTTACCTTCTTTAGAATATGACGCCACAAACGTCTTTTTGACTTTGACAACAGATTTTAGCAACTTTACAGCTAACCAAAACCAAGGCAATGTGGCGAATCAAATTGATCAAATTACTCAACCTGATCTCTCAAAACAAATTTTAATTAATAGTTTAGCGGCATTACCCACAATTCAACTTCAAAGCAGCCTAGCTCAATTCAGCGGAGCTCAATATGTGAGTTTGATACAATCCTGTCAGTTTTCTAATCACCGTTTAATCCGACGTCTAAATGCTTTAAACTTGCTTTTACCTGGTTGCTGTGACTGTGCATCTCCTCTCAACTTTTGGGCACAGTTTGGTGCTGGCCGAGCATTTGTTTCTAATTCTCGTCGTGCGCTAGGCCTAAAGTCTAGTGCCTGGAATATTAATCTGGGTGCCTTTAAATGTTTTAACTCTAACATAACCATCGGGTTGTCAATAGATTATGAATTCACTCGCTTGAATTTCAATCTAGGAGGAGATGCTAAGTATCATCTCACTAAAGGAATCTTGTTCGCCATCTACCAAAATCCTTTATTTTACACCTCTATTGATTTGATCGGCGGGGGTGGCCACTGTCAAGTAAAACGACTTGCTTATGTAGGAAATAAACGCTTGCGCCCAAGATCAAAACCGTTCCTTTCAAATGGAACAGCCTACTTTGAATTAGGCAAAACATTCTGCTTCAGTCAATTCGCCTGCCAACCTTTTCTGGGATTAGATTCGAGCAATTTCTGGCAAACACAAGTATCTGAACGCCATGGACAAGTCTTGAATTTAAAAATTCACAACAAAGACTTTTATGCTTTGGACTCCCTTTTAGGATTTCATTCGGCCGGAAATTTTTATGGGATAGAAATTGAAACGAGTGTGGATTGGCGCCATACCCTCACCCATTCAAAAAATGATATCCGCTTGCATTTCAAAAATTTTGGGGGTTCTTTTAGGAGTCAAGGGACAAAACTCTGCCGTAATTCTGTGGAAGGTTTTCTACAGGCAGGGAAATGGTTACTCCCCTTCATGCAAATTTATGGACAATTATCTGGAGAAAAAGGTTCTCATTTTTCGGACTATCAAGCAAGTGTAGGCCTTGATGCGATTTATTGA
- a CDS encoding DUF5752 family protein translates to MNFNNPFFIKNCAIATIATGDKANSLSELRDKLLTISHDSIYYHFWSRRLFSQFTHPEYPNDFSLWSHLSLHDEYLAERLSILDPTDYENLEDLRADLIDIIEQRLEEIPPVAWVQRGDPFHFIRSSLIVFETPYRIDTPFDLPQMIQNLSPNNIFYHFIDARSRTESRSDDFSTWLRQFGDDFLPLIEKIEAIDPYFLSLSDLNNELLSAVQEYFKTHQQGDKK, encoded by the coding sequence ATGAATTTCAATAACCCTTTTTTTATTAAAAACTGTGCAATCGCAACGATTGCTACGGGTGACAAAGCGAATTCTCTTTCAGAATTGCGCGATAAGTTATTAACTATTAGTCATGATAGTATTTATTACCATTTTTGGAGCCGCAGACTTTTTTCCCAATTTACACATCCTGAATATCCCAATGACTTTTCGCTATGGTCACATCTAAGTTTACATGACGAATACTTAGCTGAGCGACTTAGTATATTAGATCCCACAGACTACGAGAATTTAGAAGATCTTCGTGCTGATCTCATTGATATTATTGAACAGCGCTTAGAAGAAATTCCTCCCGTTGCCTGGGTACAGCGCGGCGATCCCTTTCATTTTATCCGTTCATCCTTAATCGTTTTTGAAACCCCTTACCGGATTGATACTCCATTCGATCTTCCGCAGATGATTCAAAATTTGTCCCCAAACAATATCTTTTATCATTTTATCGATGCGCGTTCACGCACAGAGTCTCGCAGCGACGATTTTAGCACTTGGTTACGTCAGTTTGGCGATGATTTTTTACCCCTCATTGAAAAAATCGAAGCAATCGATCCCTATTTTTTATCTCTTTCCGACTTAAATAATGAGCTGCTGAGTGCCGTTCAAGAGTACTTTAAAACACATCAGCAAGGGGATAAAAAATGA
- a CDS encoding glycosyltransferase, which translates to MTSQILEKYEAVVGSEIINELQQIADLLKHIKILHINSTRYGGGVAEILEMMVQLTNALGIETNWEVMQGTSEFFQCTKLFHNGLQGDKQLIVKPELLKAYQSVNEENAAHLMQRVEEADVIFIHDPQPAALINAFPKRKNKWIWRCHIDLSSPHRIIWKFLRNYVRHYDASIFSLKDFAQPLPHPIYLIPPSIDPLSDKNADLPEEEISQIYSRFNIDPNRPIILQVSRFDQFKDPLGVISSFRLAKRFKHNIQLLLAGGGAPDDPEGEAVLEAVKKEAAKDPDIHILFLPSDSHRTINALQRASTLIMQKSIREGFGLTVTEALWKSKPVIGGNTGGIRLQVVNNYNGFLVNTPEGAALRTRFLLQNPAMIHEFGKNGHQFVRNHFLITRHLRDYLSVIISLLHPHDGRIDLSKMRTS; encoded by the coding sequence ATGACCTCCCAAATTCTAGAAAAGTATGAAGCTGTTGTTGGATCAGAAATTATTAACGAATTACAACAAATAGCTGATCTTTTAAAACACATAAAAATTCTGCACATTAATTCCACACGCTATGGAGGAGGTGTTGCGGAGATCCTTGAAATGATGGTTCAACTAACAAATGCGCTTGGCATTGAAACAAATTGGGAGGTCATGCAGGGTACTTCAGAATTTTTCCAATGCACTAAATTATTTCACAATGGATTACAAGGAGACAAACAGTTAATTGTAAAACCTGAATTACTAAAGGCTTATCAAAGTGTGAATGAAGAAAATGCAGCTCATTTAATGCAACGAGTTGAAGAAGCCGACGTTATTTTTATCCATGATCCACAGCCTGCTGCCCTCATTAACGCCTTTCCTAAGCGTAAAAATAAATGGATCTGGCGTTGTCATATTGACTTGTCCTCCCCTCATCGAATAATTTGGAAATTTTTGCGTAATTATGTTCGTCATTATGATGCAAGCATATTTTCATTAAAAGATTTTGCACAGCCTCTTCCACATCCTATCTACCTAATTCCTCCTAGCATCGATCCATTGAGCGATAAAAATGCAGATCTGCCAGAGGAAGAAATCTCCCAAATTTATTCCCGATTTAATATAGACCCAAATCGTCCCATTATCTTGCAAGTTTCACGATTTGATCAGTTTAAGGATCCTCTTGGAGTCATAAGTTCTTTTCGGTTGGCCAAAAGGTTTAAGCACAATATTCAACTTCTACTAGCAGGGGGTGGAGCTCCAGATGATCCTGAAGGAGAAGCTGTTTTAGAGGCTGTAAAGAAAGAAGCTGCAAAAGATCCAGATATCCATATCCTTTTTTTGCCCTCAGATTCACATCGCACGATTAATGCCTTACAACGAGCTTCTACACTCATTATGCAAAAGTCAATCAGAGAAGGATTCGGACTGACTGTCACAGAAGCCCTATGGAAAAGTAAACCTGTCATTGGGGGAAATACCGGGGGCATTCGCTTACAAGTTGTAAATAATTACAACGGATTTCTTGTAAATACTCCGGAGGGAGCTGCGCTTCGCACTCGTTTTCTCCTTCAAAATCCTGCTATGATTCATGAATTTGGAAAGAATGGTCATCAATTTGTACGGAATCATTTTTTGATTACAAGACATCTACGTGATTATCTGAGTGTCATTATTTCCTTATTGCATCCTCATGA